The Opisthocomus hoazin isolate bOpiHoa1 chromosome 25, bOpiHoa1.hap1, whole genome shotgun sequence genome contains the following window.
GTCCCTTCTGACACACCATGCACCTCAGCGTAAAGCGATTCACGTCGGTAAACTGCCTCTTCCGTCTGGCTTCATCTGCCAACTCCAGCGCTTGTGCAAGAACGATATCGTCAGTCGCGGAGAAAATGGTCTGGGGAGGAACGTCCGAGTCGGGGATTTTACGCTCGAGCGGATCGTAATGAATCCCATCATAAATTAAAAGGACCCGCTTCGTGTAACCGGCATCTTCCCCAAAACGGTCGATCCTGACTGTCTGCGTGTCCACCACGCAGATTTCGCACTGGTAAAATTTGGATAGAATGGACACTTCGATGGCTCCTCCCCAAGTCTCTTCTCTTCGGATCCAGTCGCAATACTCCCGGTTCGTTTTCCCCAGAACCGCCTCGCAGTAAGATTCAGGATCGCTCGCTACAATCTGGGCTATGAGGCTGCGCATCTCCGGCGCGCAGGCCGGGTCGTAAACGCCTCCCTCCACCACGTAGTAGACGCTGGTGAAGAGACAGGAGTTGTCTGCCGGAACGACCCTCCGCGCGAGCACCGGCGCAGCGTCCCTCGCCGAGCTGGACATCGTTCTTTTTGCCACCACGGGCGAGTCAGCCTTGGGCTTGGCCGTGTCCTCCTCGACGATCAGCGTGTCGCCTGCCAAaggcaggagggggaagaaatGAGAGAAACGCGCGGGTGGGAGTGAGACACCGCTGCTCCCG
Protein-coding sequences here:
- the YOD1 gene encoding ubiquitin thioesterase OTU1: MLRLRCKARSGSQPLPGLTAHSRLRDMQAALAALTGVPAPAQRLLLGFPPRSLDLSDGERRLGDLGIHSGDTLIVEEDTAKPKADSPVVAKRTMSSSARDAAPVLARRVVPADNSCLFTSVYYVVEGGVYDPACAPEMRSLIAQIVASDPESYCEAVLGKTNREYCDWIRREETWGGAIEVSILSKFYQCEICVVDTQTVRIDRFGEDAGYTKRVLLIYDGIHYDPLERKIPDSDVPPQTIFSATDDIVLAQALELADEARRKRQFTDVNRFTLRCMVCQKGLTGQVEAREHAKETGHTNFGEV